In Desulfobacterales bacterium, the genomic window AGGCGCAGCAGCAGGCGCCTTCCATTTATGCCCATCCGGAAAAGGCGCTGGAACCGGAACTAAGGCAGGGCGGATTGGTAAAAGAAGGCCAGTCGCCTTTTGTCGTGGAAAGGGGCGCTGAAGGGGGACGCGATTTCTGGAAAAGCCAGAATATCGCCGAAGAGCTGAAAGGCCTCGCCCTGGCGGATGTGGACGGCGACGGCAAAACCGAAACCGTCTTGATATCCAGCCGGAAAGTCCTGGTCTACCGGGCCGAAGCCGGCCGCTTCGTCAAGCTGGGTGAATACAGCGGGGAAAGCTATAAGAATTTTATCGGTGTGGATGCCGTCGATATCAAGAAAGACGGCCGGGCCGAAATATTTGTGACCTCGCTGGACTTGAGCGCAAAACGGCTGGATTCATTCGTGCTGGAATGGCGGGACAATAAATTGGTGCCGTCGGCAACCGGTTTAAACTGGTATTTCAGGGCGGTGACCCACCCGGCGCGCGGCCGCCTGCTGCTGGGGCAGAAACGGGGGGCAACGGAACTTTTTGTCGCCGGGGTAGATGAACTGGAATGGAACGGCAAGGCGTATGAAGCCGCCGCACCCCTTGACCTGCCCGGCGGCGTCACGGTTTTTGGATTTGCCTTGGGGGATATTATGAAAGACGGCCGGGAAATGATCATCGCTTTCAACAAGTACGATCATCTGCGGGTGCTGACAGCTTCCGGTCAAAAGGAATGGGAAGGAAAAGACCCGGTCGGCGGGAGCGAAAACTTTCTGGAAGAACTTACATCCGGCAGTTCCAAAGACCAGGAGCTGGACCGGATTTATTTGCCCCAGCGCCTTCTTTTGGTCGATCTCGACCAAAACGGGCGAAATGAACTGGTGACCGTTCGCAATCACGCCCTCAGCGGTAGATTATTTGACCGGTTTCGTCAGTTTGACGAGGCACAGTTTGAATCGCTCTCCTGGGACGGCCTGGGGCTTTCGCGCAACTGGCACACCCGCAAGGTATCCGGCTATGTGTGCGATTACGCCATCGGCGATTTTGACAACGACGGCCGGCCGGATCTGGTGGCCGCCCTGGTGAGCAAGCGCGACCCGGTGATCGGCAAGGCCCGCAGCAGCGTGATTGCCTATGACCTGAGTCCGATGGTTGGGAAAAAATAGGGGTCAGGGATCAGGTGTCGGGGACCGGGGATTAGGAGTAATCAGTGGCGCTGAAAAGTTATCGTGATTTAGAGGTTTGGCAAAAAGCAATGGATTTGGTGGTGATATGTTACCGGATGGCAGAGAAGTTCCCGAAGAATGAAATTTATGGACTTGCCGGCCAGCTGCAACGCGCAGCCGTATCAATACCGGCAAATATCGCTGAAGGCCGTCAGCGTCAATACAGTAAAGAGTTTCTCCAGCATCTATCGATTGCATATGGTTCTCTTGCCGAGGTGGAAACCCATGTTCAAATCGCCGGGCGATTAAACTATATTGATGATGAGCAGATAGATAATTTGCTAAATAAGACTGCGGAAATCGGCCGAATGCTAAACGGTTTACGGAAATCAATCCGGAAAAAAACTGATCCTTGAACCCCGGCCCCTGACCCCTGACCCCTGAAACCCGATCTTTCTTCAGCCTAAATCCCTAAAACCTAACAAAATCCTTGACAAATGAATACGATCATTATAAAAAGCCAAAAAATATTAGCGTCTTTAATCGAGTTGTTTTGAAGCTGGTGTGTTGCGCTCCGGTTCGGCTTTGTTGGCGGGGCCGGAGCAGCTTGGTTGAGAAAGGGGGTGTGCCTGTCCGACACAGCCGGGGCTGACAAGCCCGGGAGACTAATTGACGTTAATTAAGTAATTAAGTAGTAAGGTTTTTGAATTCCTTAAGGAGGAAAACAGATGAAGAAACTACTGGTAACCGGGATTGCGCTCGTTGCGATCCTGATGTTCGCGATGCCGGCAGCAGCCACCAAAGTTGAGCTGGGCGGGTATTACCGGGTGGAAGGTCGGTATCAGGCCAATCCCACCCTTAATGAAGACACTCAAGACGGCGGCGCGGCATGGCGCCATCGCTTTCGGCTGACACCGGCCTTTATCGTCAGCGATGCGTTGCGGTTTGATTTTAAGATGGACATCTTTGACGGAACGAAATTTGGTTCCACAGGTTCCGAGGCCAAAAGCACCGCCGTCATCGATGTTGACCGCCTCTGGATGACCATTACCGCCCCGTTCGGCAAATTCGCACTTGGCCGCATGGCAGGCGGCGCCTGGGGTCTGGACTTCCTTAACAATAACGAAGATTATGACCGCGTAAGGTTTGACACCAAGTTCGGCAATGTTTCCACCGGTATCATTCTGCAGAAAAATGCTGAAGGCGACTGGGGAAGTGGTAATGGGTCGGACAGCGACACCGATGTGTACTACCTCTACGGTGTCTACAAGGCTGACTTCGGTGCCATCGGCTTGCTCGGTGCTTATGTCAACGGCAAATCCTCTACAAATGCCGAAACGACTGCCTATAACCTTTTGCCGTATTTTGATGTCAAGTTCGGCGGCTTAGGCCTGCGCGGCGAGCTGAAATGGGCGAACGGTGAAATCGATCCGGATGCGGCCGGCGATCTAACCACCGATACGGAAGAGCTGGCCTGGACGCTCCAAGCCGACTATTCGTTCGGTGCGTTCACGGTAGGTGGCGGCTATGCTTGGGTGCAAGGCGAGGATCTTGGCACTGCTACAACACTAGAGAAAACCAATGCAAGTGGCGGCGGTCTTGGCGATGACTGGGGTCTGTTTGTCGTGGCCACGGATGTTGACCAGATTGTCAACGATTCCGGAGATCCTTTCGGTATAATTACTACCGGTGTCCAGATGTGGTATGTCGATGCTGAATGGAATGCCACCAAGGCCTGGAATTTCGGCGTGCGCGTGGGCGGTTTTACAGCCCAAGAAGTTGCGGCCGGCGTGGATGATAAAATCGGCACGGAATTTGACGGCTGGGCCGAGTGGAAAGTCATGAAAAACCTGAAATGGGGATTCTACGGCGGTTATTTTGACGCCGGTGACTATTTCAAATCAGGTATTACGAATATAGACAATACCTACACCGTGAAGCATGTGCTCACGCTTCGCTTCTAATCGTGTGTAAAGTAACTATCGTACCATTGTAACATCACCCCGGGGATGCGATCCTTTCGCGCCCCGGGGTTTTTTTGTCCGTGGCAAGATTCAGGGAGCAGGGGTTTAGGCTGAAGGAAAAACCCCCCTATTGAAAAAGGGTGCCTCTTCTCCTCCCTTTTTTAAAGGGAGGTCGGGAGGGATTTCTGAATCCGGAAAATTTGATATACTTCTTAAAACACGTGCTTTGACTTTTTTTTAAAATCCCCCCTGCCCCCCTTTTTCAAAGGGGGAATTGATGATGGAGAGCCCCTTTTCAAAAAGGAAGAAATCAAGGGGGGCTTTTTATTCAAAGGGGGATGAGTTCATGGAGAGGCATGTCTAGTTATTCGTAGCTTTACAACTGTCAACGGACCACGGACAACTGACAAGCAGTATCTTGTTTGATTTTTGCTGCAACCGCCAATCCCTGGACCCTGATACCCGACACCTGATTCTTATTCCAGCATCCATTTCCAGGCTGGGACCACCTTAATTTCATTATCGAGAACGACATCATCATTCCAGGTTACGATTGTTCCGGAATGTATCGACAATTCAGCCATTGCACTTTTCAGGCCCCGGAGTTCCCTTTCGAAGGTCAGTTTATTTGACATCTCCCAGCATGCCTGGATTAGCTGCACATCACCGGTAACTTTATGCCGGGCTATAAAATCTGTTTCATATCCGTCTTTTGTATTCACATATTCAATATTGTATCCCTTACGGCGCATTTGCATAAACACCATGTTTTCCAAAAAAGGGCCAAAATCAGAGGAGTTCCGATATGTCATGGCATTTAAAAGGCCTGTGTCGATGGAATAAACTTTGGTTGGATTTATAAGCCTTGATTTTTCAGAACGGGTGTGAATGGGAACTTTATAAAATAAAAACGCGTCTGTTAAATGATCAAGATATTCATATAAACTATTCTTGGTACACTTGACCGACATGCTTTGCATTGTATTGTAAAATTTATTTACACTGAACTTTCCCCCGGGCGTATTCATTATATGACGAACCAGATACTTTAGAACCATGACATTACTGACATTATGACGTTCGATTACGTCTTTTAGTAAAACGGAGTCTATGTATCCCTGCAGTATTTCAACACGGAGGTTGCGGTCCAGTTCCTGTACTTCCGGGAAGCCGCCGATTTCGAGGTAGTCGTTTATAGCCTTGCGAAGCAGGGAAGCTGTTTTTGCTCCGAATGTTTTTGGCCTGTCTTTAAACAGTCCATGATATTTCAGAAATTCAGGAAAGTTAAATGGAAATATTTCAATTGACAGGGAACGCCCCCGCAGCGTGCTCGCGATCTCGGTGCTCAGTAATTTTGAAGATGAGCCTGTAAGACAGACCTGAACGTTTTCAGTATCCAGCATACGCCTGATGAACATTTCCCATTGGTCGATACGTTGAATCTCATCAAAGAAAAAATAACACCGGGAATTGCGATGTTTCGGATATTTTGCATAGTATATGTCAAGAATTTCCCTAAAATAATGGACATTAAATTCAAGGAGCCGGTCATCTTCAAAGTTCAGATATAGAATTTTTTCTTTTTGGACACCTTTTGCAAGGAGATCAGCTATTTTCTGAAAACAAAACCAGGTTTTTCCGGCACGTCGCATGCCGATAACCACATTTGCCTTGTCTTTTATTTCGAATAATTCTTTGTCTCGGGCTAGCGGTTTCGGCAATTTCCATTCGTGGAAGTCATCAATTAGTTGTGCGATGATATCTTTCATGAGAGATTGTTTATCTCTAAAAAAGAGATAAATCAAGCATTTTTTATCTCTTTTTTAGAGAAGCTATTGAATTTCGTCAGCCGCATACAACTCGTTAAGTTTTGCGATTGTCTTGAAATAAAGACAAAAATTTGATCTTTCTGATAATCTTAGCTATCCGGTTGTTGCGATTACCGCTTACGATCCGGATGAAGCCGAATGGATAGATTTCAGGGTTAGGAGGAAAAAAGAATGAAATGCGTTTTTTGCGGGGGAAAAACAAGGAAAATGTGCGTTACCTTCAGCTATGAAGAAGAAGGCAAATATTTTTTTGTTGAGAATGTCCCTGCTGAAGTTTGTGAGCGGTGCGGGGAAAAGACTTATTCCCCTGAGGTTACGGACGAATTATTGAAATTTGCAAAAGAACAATTTGCGCCTGTTAAGAAAGTCGAGGTTCCTGTTTTTGATTTCACTGCAAGCTGTTAGATGACGGTTGATCAATGTTTCCAATGGCATGACGGAAATGCGTACGAAGTTGAAATTACGGACTATCATTGAGGTGTTCCTATGACTACACAAAAAAATCTTGATCCGATAAATCCTGGTGAAGTTCTACGCGAGGATTTTCTAAAACCTTTATGTATCAGCATTAACCAGCTTTCCCGGGACCTTTCAGTCCCTCCCAACAGGATAAGTGAAATTGTGAACGGGAAAAGAGCCATTACGGCTGACACAGCCTTGCGGCTGCAGCGTTATTTTGGAGTTGAAGCTCAGTTTTGGCTGAATCTGCAAACCGAATATGATCTGCGCATGATGAAGCGAAAAATCTGGATGGATATTGAGCGGCGGATCATCCCGATTAAAGATAGCGGCCAGTGTTTACCCAATAGTGACGGAGCATAACAAAACAAATAGGCTGAAGACTGAAGGAAAGGCCACTCT contains:
- a CDS encoding FG-GAP-like repeat-containing protein, whose protein sequence is MKTLLNKTCKVLFSLLALIISVSISSAAEKAARVAVIPFTVNAEKDLSFLRQGIVDMLSSRLAWEGKVVVISREAVLSAYPAGAGLLTEKDAREIGTALDADYVLFGSMTVFGNSVSIDAKMADISNSRPTLAFFNQSQGMDEVIPRINQFAEEINATIFGRKIAVPALAQQQAQQQAPSIYAHPEKALEPELRQGGLVKEGQSPFVVERGAEGGRDFWKSQNIAEELKGLALADVDGDGKTETVLISSRKVLVYRAEAGRFVKLGEYSGESYKNFIGVDAVDIKKDGRAEIFVTSLDLSAKRLDSFVLEWRDNKLVPSATGLNWYFRAVTHPARGRLLLGQKRGATELFVAGVDELEWNGKAYEAAAPLDLPGGVTVFGFALGDIMKDGREMIIAFNKYDHLRVLTASGQKEWEGKDPVGGSENFLEELTSGSSKDQELDRIYLPQRLLLVDLDQNGRNELVTVRNHALSGRLFDRFRQFDEAQFESLSWDGLGLSRNWHTRKVSGYVCDYAIGDFDNDGRPDLVAALVSKRDPVIGKARSSVIAYDLSPMVGKK
- a CDS encoding four helix bundle protein encodes the protein MALKSYRDLEVWQKAMDLVVICYRMAEKFPKNEIYGLAGQLQRAAVSIPANIAEGRQRQYSKEFLQHLSIAYGSLAEVETHVQIAGRLNYIDDEQIDNLLNKTAEIGRMLNGLRKSIRKKTDP
- a CDS encoding porin yields the protein MKKLLVTGIALVAILMFAMPAAATKVELGGYYRVEGRYQANPTLNEDTQDGGAAWRHRFRLTPAFIVSDALRFDFKMDIFDGTKFGSTGSEAKSTAVIDVDRLWMTITAPFGKFALGRMAGGAWGLDFLNNNEDYDRVRFDTKFGNVSTGIILQKNAEGDWGSGNGSDSDTDVYYLYGVYKADFGAIGLLGAYVNGKSSTNAETTAYNLLPYFDVKFGGLGLRGELKWANGEIDPDAAGDLTTDTEELAWTLQADYSFGAFTVGGGYAWVQGEDLGTATTLEKTNASGGGLGDDWGLFVVATDVDQIVNDSGDPFGIITTGVQMWYVDAEWNATKAWNFGVRVGGFTAQEVAAGVDDKIGTEFDGWAEWKVMKNLKWGFYGGYFDAGDYFKSGITNIDNTYTVKHVLTLRF
- a CDS encoding ATP-binding protein, translated to MKDIIAQLIDDFHEWKLPKPLARDKELFEIKDKANVVIGMRRAGKTWFCFQKIADLLAKGVQKEKILYLNFEDDRLLEFNVHYFREILDIYYAKYPKHRNSRCYFFFDEIQRIDQWEMFIRRMLDTENVQVCLTGSSSKLLSTEIASTLRGRSLSIEIFPFNFPEFLKYHGLFKDRPKTFGAKTASLLRKAINDYLEIGGFPEVQELDRNLRVEILQGYIDSVLLKDVIERHNVSNVMVLKYLVRHIMNTPGGKFSVNKFYNTMQSMSVKCTKNSLYEYLDHLTDAFLFYKVPIHTRSEKSRLINPTKVYSIDTGLLNAMTYRNSSDFGPFLENMVFMQMRRKGYNIEYVNTKDGYETDFIARHKVTGDVQLIQACWEMSNKLTFERELRGLKSAMAELSIHSGTIVTWNDDVVLDNEIKVVPAWKWMLE
- a CDS encoding YgiT-type zinc finger protein, with protein sequence MKCVFCGGKTRKMCVTFSYEEEGKYFFVENVPAEVCERCGEKTYSPEVTDELLKFAKEQFAPVKKVEVPVFDFTASC
- a CDS encoding HigA family addiction module antitoxin is translated as MTTQKNLDPINPGEVLREDFLKPLCISINQLSRDLSVPPNRISEIVNGKRAITADTALRLQRYFGVEAQFWLNLQTEYDLRMMKRKIWMDIERRIIPIKDSGQCLPNSDGA